The window TGAAGACCAACGAAGTGACCGGCCGGTTCAAGAGAGGTTTTTACGGAGCCGCGCTGGAGATGGGCCGTCCTGGAGTCGGAGCCTGGTTCAGGGATGTGGAAAAAGCCGCCATGGCCCTTGCCTCTCTGGGAGTGGCCTTTGAGGAAAACAATCCGGTTACCAAGCTGATGACCGACCGGAAAACCGGCCAGATAAACCCGGAAGTGCTGGAGGAAAAAGTCCTGTCGGCGATCATCGAATTTCTCATCCCCCAGGAAAAATTGCCCACCCTCTTAGAGGCCTTAAAAAAAATTGCGGAAAAAATTGATACGGTATTCAGCGGGGATATCATTAGCCGGGTGGAAAAAGATGGTTCTATTTCCTACCTAAAGGTTTTTCAAGAAGGCAGCCGCTTCCTTTCTATAACCGGCAAGAGCAACGTTGGCTTAGGGCGTCCTAAATATCGGGAGGATTGAGATGACTCATACGCTCCATCGCCGGGGAGACCGGGAAAACCTAAGCGGTGATTATATCGTCTTCACCATGTCCGCCAAGGGATTCAATGAAGAAGGTTCCGCAGAGAAGATGAAGAAGTTTTTGAAGATCCTCCTGAAGTATCATCCCGTGAACTTTGGCGATATGATTACAGGCAATTGTTATGTGAAATCGGCCGAGGAGATTTGGCACAACATCAACACGACTTCTATCATCCATGCCGTGTTCACGGACGAAGTGACCGTCAGTAAAATCTTACGGGAGCTGAGAGCAAGAGATTTGGGGCTCTCGGTGGTGGTGACGGGAATTCACGAGACCACGGAGGAATGCTGCCAGGAGGCCGGGCTGCAGAAGCATACCGTGGAACATTCCATGGGCATCTTCGGTGATCTAAACCGCTTACCGGAAGAGGCTGTCCTGCAACTTTCCACCATGTGCGGACATGCCATGGTTCCCGCCAATCTGGTCTTGCGGATGGTCAAAGAGATCAAAAAAGAGAAAAAATCTTTCCAGGATGCCGCCCTGGAGCTGACGAAACCCTGCCATTGCGGGATCTATAATCCGGCGCGCGCGGAAAAGCTTCTGCGCCGGCTCGTGCCCTTGATGACGTACGATTCCTGAGGTCCACTTGGTGCGGAGCTTCCCAGGAAACTCGACCCTTCTTGAGGAGGCGTAAACCAGAAAGAGGAATTCAGGGCTCGACCAGGATTTTGATTTCGTCCTTTTTTCCAACCAGAACTTCAAACCCTTCCGTAGATATTTGTTCGAGGGGAATGATCCTGGTAATAATCGACTCAGGTTTGATCCCCTTTGATTCGATCCAGTCCATGGC of the Deltaproteobacteria bacterium genome contains:
- a CDS encoding 4Fe-4S binding protein; its protein translation is MKIDAEKCVGCGKCASYCTMRGSIMSFGRNPKNPAKIYAVIDEKECVECCVCLRSGVCQQEALYQPELSWPRIVRKNFSDPLKIHPETRIPGRGTEEMKTNEVTGRFKRGFYGAALEMGRPGVGAWFRDVEKAAMALASLGVAFEENNPVTKLMTDRKTGQINPEVLEEKVLSAIIEFLIPQEKLPTLLEALKKIAEKIDTVFSGDIISRVEKDGSISYLKVFQEGSRFLSITGKSNVGLGRPKYRED